The DNA sequence TCGAAGGGGGAGGAGCGACGCACAGCCATGGGTGAGGTCTTCGCCGGCCGGTACGAACTGGTCGACCCGATCGGACGCGGAGGCGTCGGCGCCGTCTGGCGTGCCTGGGACCACCGCCGCCGCCGGTATGTGGCCGCCAAGGTGCTGCAGCAGAGCGACGCGCACTCGCTGCTGCGGTTCGTCCGCGAACAGGCCCTCCGGATCGATCACCCCCATGTGCTCGCGCCCGCCAGCTGGGCTGCCGACGACGACAAGGTCCTGTTCACCATGGACCTGGTGGCCGGCGGTTCGCTGGTCCATCTCATCGGGGACTACGGCCCCTTGCCGCCCCCCTTCGTCTGCACACTCCTGGACCAGCTCCTCGCGGGGCTGGCCGCGGTGCACGCGGAGGGCGTCGTCCACCGCGACATCAAGCCCGCCAACCTGCTCCTCGAAGCAACCGGCACCGCCCGCCCGCGCCTGCGTCTGTCCGACTTCGGTATCGCCATGCGTCTCGGTGAGCCACGCCTGACCGAGACCAACCTTGTGGTGGGGACTCCCGGTTATCTCGCGCCCGAGCAACTCATGGGCTCGGAACCGGACTTCCCCGCCGACCTGTTCGCCGTAGGGCTGGTCGCCCTGTATCTACTGGAGGGCGCCAAGCCTGACGTCAAGGCGCTCGTCCAGTACTTCACCGCGCATGGAACTCCCGGTGCGCCCAAGGGCATTCCCGAACCGCTGTGGCAGGTCGTGGCCTCGCTGCTGCAGCCGGATCCGCACGCGCGGTTCCGCACGGCAACAGGGGCGCGCAAGGCCCTCGCCTCGGCCGCCGAACTGCTGCCGGAGCCCGGCCCTGACGACGAGCTCATCGAGATCTTCGACCAAATCGGGCCGCTGCCACCGGGGTTCGGTCCGGACGGGCCGTTCAAACGGGCACCTGGCGTCGAGGAGAGCACGGGGAGCACGGGGAGCCCGCTCCAGGTCGGCGCGGACGCGACCCCGGGCTCTGCAGGGACCGCGAACACCGGCTCCGTGTCCGCGCCTTCCGGCACCGGGTCGATGGCGAGCGGCACCGGATACGCAGCCACTGGCACCGGTACCGGCACCGGATTGGGCGCCGCCCGGAGCGATCCGCGCCAAGGCGTGGCGGGACCGACCCCACCTTCGGCTTCGGCTTCCGCCTCGACTTCGGCCTCCGCTTCGGACGTCACACCGTCCCAGGCCCGGCCCGCACCGCACGCCGCCCCCCACCTGGGCCCCCAATCGTCGGCCGCCTTCCCGGGCGCCCAGCAGCCGTCCACCCCATCGCAGCCCAGCGACTGGAGCGACGGAGACAGGGACAGGCAGGACGGGCGCCTCACCATGTCGGACACCGGTAGCTTCCACCTGCCACCCCCTCAGGCCACGTCCTCCTCGCTCCGGACTCACACGCCCCCGCCACAGCCGCACCCGGCACAGGGCCACGGTCAGGCACAGGGTCAGGGCCAGAGCCTGAGTCAGGGACAGGAGGAGTCCGGCCAGGCCCGCGGCCGGCGAGAGAGCGGCCAAGCACCACACGGGGCGCAGCATCACGCGCCCCACGTCTCCCCCTACGACACCACCCATGTCCTGTCCTCCCCCCACCCGCACACACCGCAGTACCCGTCTCAGCCCCCGACGCCGGTGCAACCCCAACGCGTCGATGCCTCTACTGCTTCGTACACCGCTCAGAGCCCGCAGGTTCCACCTTCGGCGCCCCCAGTTCCGCAGCCGCACCGCCGTGGCGGCCACCGCGCCGGCCGCCGTGCAGCCCACGGCATCGCGCGCCGCCCCGGTCCGCCTGCCAAGGTGGCGATCCCGCTCCTGCTGCTGGCTCTGGCCTGTTACGCCGTGGGTTTCTGGGCGCTGACGCGCGTCTGAGGCTGCTCAGGCCGCTGAGAGCGGCTGAGGCGGCTGAGGCGGCTGAGGCGGCTGAGGCGGCTGAGGCACCAAAGGACGCCGACCGTCCCCCGGCCCCACTGGGCTTCACACGCCCTAGACCCACCCAATAGGCAGCGAACCTACAAGCCCGCCCCGCGCACCCGTCCGACGGGCCCCCGCCCCTACAGAGCCCCGACCCTCCTCCGAGCCACCACCATCCACACCCCCAGCACCCCCAGCACCACCGTCCCCGCCCCGATCCCGCTCACCGCGAGCACGGCCATCGCAGCGTCACCGTCGCCCGCGGCCCCGCTTTCCGCAGCGGCCTCCGGGTCGCCTGCCCCGACCTGAAAGAGGCCGGGCGGCTCGGACTCCCCTGCATAGCCGGGACCTGACTCCGCCGAACCCCCCACCCGCACCCGCAGCGTCAGCGGGAGCGGCTCGTCGCCGTACTTCTCGGCCACCTCGGCGGCGAGGTGCACCACGAGGTAGTAGGAGCCGGCGAACCGCATGCCGTTGAGCCGCTTGGGCACGGCGTACCGGTTCTCGTACGCGACCGGCGGCAGGGGATCGATCTCGGCGGCCTTCTGACTGCCGTCGTAGTTGGTGTTCGTGTCGTCGACGAGGCCGCGTGCCGGGTTGTAGAGCGAGAGGTTGAGGGCACCGACCGCGGTGCCGCCGCCGGCCGAGCTGCCCAGTTCGGCAGTGGCGTACAGCTGGCGTCCCCAGGTCAGCGGCACCTTGTAGAAGAACGTCCGGCCGGGCTCGATGTCGGCGCTCCAGACCCCCTCACCGACGGACGCCGCCGAGGCGAAGCCGGAGCCGCCCTCGCGGCGCACACCCTCGCCGGTGAGCGGGGCGGGTGAGGCGGAGTCCCACGCCTCAGGGGCACTCGTCGCGCCGGACTGCTCCAGGGACGGCTCGGAGGCGGTGAAGAGCTCCAGGTCCCAGGGGTCCGGCGCGGAACTCGCCGTACCGACGCGCTCGACGACCACGTAGTAGGTGCCCGCGGTCTCGCAACGAGGACGGTTGGCGGAGATCTCACGTGCCGCCCACGCCGCGAGGGGCCGTGGGCTGTGGACGGTGCCGAAGCGCTCGGAGTCGAAGGAGCAGGAGCCGCCGTCGGCGTCCTGCATGGAGACCCTGATGCCGTCGTTCGCGGAGACGGTGCTGCCGACGGCGGGGATCGCGGTCGCGGAGACGTAGGTGTCAGAGGTGGCGTCGAGGTCGAGGCGGTAGTAGAGCTTCCCGTCGCTCGGCAGGGAGCTCTTGTACGTCGCTCCGGGTGTGAGGCGTGCGGCATCCGCAGTGCCTGTCGCGCCCGCGACGGACCGGGCGTCCGGCGCGAAGGCGTACGGGCTGGGCGTGCCGGCCGCGAGAGCGGCCCCGCCCGGCAGTGCGGCAGTCGTACACAGCAGCAGGGCCCCTACGACGGTCACACGCGCGCGTGCCGACGAGTGATCGCGCCGCGTTCTCGCAACGCGCCGCACCCCCGCATCCCGCCGCACCCCCGCGCGGCGCCACCACGCCGTACGCCGCCGCCTCATCACGCGCCACCCCTCGCCGCCGCCGGACCATGGACTCGCCCATCCTGCCCAGCCCGGCCGCTCGGCACCCCCGCAATCCGTACGGCTGTCCGAAACGCCCGGCTCTAAGGCCTCCCGGCCACTCCCGCAACCCGAGCACACAAAACCCCGACCGCAACGGCGGCCGGGGTCTGTTCAGATTCCGAAGTGGTGGCTCACGAACCCGTGGGCACGGAGTCAGTCGCCTCCGTCCACAGATCCTGCTCGGCGCGATCCGCCTGGATCTGGCGGTACACGAGGAGCCCGCCGATGGCGGCCAGTGCGACCAGGAGAAGCTTCTTCACCGCGCGACCTCGTCTTTCCTTGACGTAGGGGACCTCTGGCGCCCGACTATACACACCGACCGATACCGATCGGTGACCTGCGTCAGGGCTCAACTGCCCTCCGAAACAGCGCAGTAGAAGCGGATCACGTCGCTCCGATCGGAGGGTGATCACATCCCAACAGACGGTGACTTCACTCCCGTTCCTCCGACTTTCAGCGCTCTTCCCATCTCTTGCGCCCATTCGAGTGGTGTTCATCTGAAGATCGACGCGTCATGGGCGTCGGTCCATGACTTCTCGGCCCCCATACACATCATGAGGAAAGTACGCAAATCGCCCAACCCGAAAGTGAGGGGCCATGACCAGGAACAAGGTCATGAACCTGTGGACCGCCATCGTCACCGCCTTCCTGGCGCTCTGCACGGCGCTCGGATTCGTCACGTCGACCTCCGCCGCGGCCGTACCGCACACCGAGACGTCACGCAAGAGCGGCAGCGACGACAGTGACCGCAGCGCGGAGCTGACAGTGCCTGCGATGCCAAACTGGGCCTGGTCCTACGCCAGAGCACTGCCCCCCACGATGAAGCAACGCATCCGGGCCGAGGCCCACGGCAAGACCCCCAGCTGCCGGCACCGACCGCTCACAGAAACCGAAGCGGAAGCGGCAGGCCCACCCTCGGCCCCCCGGGAGTGCGTCCACGCCGGCTCCCCGGCACAACCCCTCGTGCCACACCAGCGTTGAACCGACGGCCCAACCTGAGCCGTCACCCCCTGTCCCAATCTGCACCACCGCGTAAGCGCCACGGCGTGCTCACCCCTCATCGACGATGTGCCGGAGATAGGCCCATGGATCGTTGAGATAGCGCCGCCAGTGGTCGACGAGCTCCAGATCCCGCCAGCCGGCGGGACGCATTCCGTGGTCACCCACCTCGATGATCTCGGCGCCAGGCAGCGCCGTCAGCACAGGTGAGTGCGTCGCGCAGATGATCTGTGCGCCGGAACGCCCCAGTTCATGCAGCAGACCCACGAGTTGAAGACAAGAAGCGAAGGACAGCGCAGCCTCGGGCTCGTCCATGACGTACAGCCCCGGCTCCTGAAACCGCTCGCGGAAGGCCATCAGAAAGCCCTCGCCGTGGCTCATCTCGTCCGCGGCCCCGGACAGCCTTCCCGTCTTCTGCTCCCGGTCCAGCGCGTCCAGCGCCGTCTCCGCCCGCAGGAAAAAGCCCCTGCGGCGCGTACGAGGCCCCTGGAGCATGCGCCGACCGGCAGGCGTCGCCTCGAACCGTATCCGGCTGCCCAGCGCCGACGGCTCACGCCAGCTCGCGTACTTGTATCCCGCGGACCCGCCCCAGGAGTCCAGGCCGAAGCCCTCCGCCAGCGCCTCGACGAGGGTCGACTTGCCCGAGCCGTTCTCCCCCACCAGGAAGGTGACCGGTGCGGTGAACTTCAGGCCGCCCTCCAGCAGCTGCCGCACGCAGGGCACCGACCAGGGCCACTGGCCGCCTTCCCTCAGCTCGCCCTCGGCAACATGCGCGTATGCCCGTTCGACGATCATGCAGCCAGGCTCTCATCCGGCACTGACAATCGGGCGCGCCCGATTGTCCGCCGACGACGACAAAGACCCCCAACCGGACTGGCTGGGGGTCTTTTCGCTGGTGGGGCTAACAGGATTTGAACCTGTGGCCTCATCCTTATCAGGGATGCGCTCTAACCAACTGAGCTATAGCCCCGCCGCGCTCTGCGGGAGTGTGTCCCGCGCGCTGACTCCTGAAGATTAGCGCACGACGTGGGCAGTCCCAAAATCGGTTGTCGGGGGACCGTCAGGAGACGTTTGAAGCCGCCCTCGGGCGGCAACGGTCACTCGTCCTCCGCGAGCGTCAGCTCGACGCCGCCCACGAATCCGGCGGAGAGGTTGTAGATGAACGCGCCGAGGGTCGCCAGCGCCGTCGCGAGGACGACGTCGATGACCGCGATGATCGACGTGAACATCAGGACGTGCGGCAGCGACAGGAAGGCCTGCAGGTCGAAGCCGTTCGACTCGTTCGAGCCGGTGGCCTCGGAGATGGTGCCGCCGACCGTCGAGAAGACGCCCATCGCGTCCATGACCATCCAGAGCACCGCGGACGCGACGATCGTGCAGATGCCCAGCGCGATGGAGAGCAGGAAGCTGACCTTCATCACCGACCACGGGTCGGCCTTGGCCACGCGCAGGCGCGCCTTGCGGGTGCGGGGCGTCGTACGGGCCCCGGTGCGCGGCCGGCGTACCGCGCTCTCCGGAGCGGGCGTCTGGTAGGCCTGCGGCGGGTGGTAGGGCCCGGCGGACTGCTGCGGCTGGCGTTCCCCGGGCAGCGGCGACGGGGACGGCGCGGAGGCCGCCTGCTGCGCCCTGGAGGGCTGCGGCTGGGGCTGAGCGCCCGGAGCAGCCGAGCCCGCGCCCGCCGCGTACTGCTGCTGGGTCTGCGAGCCTCGGCTGTCCGTCACAGGTCCCCCCTGGGTTCCAGGTGCGTCGGGCGAGGGCGAGCCCTTCGCGGGCGACTTGATCGCCTTCAGCTGGGTGGTGTGCGGGTCGTTCGCAGGCGCGGCGGAGCCACGGCCGCCGCCCGTATCCGAACCGGCCGTAGAACCGGTCGAGGTACCGGACGATCCGGCGCCCGTGGCTCCGCTCACGATGACTCTCTCCTCGTGCTACTCGGCCGAGGGCGTTTCACCCTCGTCCGTGCCGGTGGTCGCGGCACCTTCGGCGATGTCGTCGACGACGATGTCGCCGTCGACCTCCTCCGCCTCGCGTCCCGCCTCGGCGTTACGTGCGATACCGACGACGGCATCGCGCTTGCCCAGGTTGATCAGTTGGACGCCCATGGTGTCACGGCCCGTCTCCCTGACCCCGCTGACTCGCGTACGAATCACACCGCCGCCCAGCGTGATGGCGAGGATCTCGTCGGCCTCCTCGACCACCAGCGCACCGACGAGCGAGCCGCGATCCTCGACGATCTTGGCGGCCTTGATGCCGAGGCCGCCGCGACCCTGGACGCGGTACTCGTCGACGGGAGTCCGCTTCGCGTACCCGCCGTCGGTGGCAGTGAACACGAACGTACCGGGTCGAACAACATTCATCGAGAGGAGCTCGTCTCCCTCGCGGAAGCTCATGCCCTTGACACCCGAGGTGGCGCGGCCCATGGGGCGCAGTGACTCGTCGGTCGCGGTGAACCTGATCGACTGTGCCTTCTTGCTGATCAGAAGCAGATCGTCGTCGGCCGATACGAGTTCGGCACCGATCAGTTCGTCGTCGGAACCGTCTGCCGTTTCCCGGAGGTTGATCGCGATGACACCACCGGAACGCGGCGAATCGTAATCCTTCAGAGGCGTCTTCTTCACCAGACCCCCCTTCGTGGCGAGCACCAGGTACGGCACCGCCTCGTAGTCGCGGATCGCGAGGATCTCGGCGATCGCCTCGTCCGGCTGGAAGGCCAGGAGGTTCGCGACGTGCTGCCCGCGCGCGTCACGGCCGGCATCGGGGAGCTCGTACGCCTTGGCCCGGTAGACGCGGCCCTTGTTGGTGAAGAACAGCAGCCAGTGGTGGGTCGTCGAGACGAAAAAGTGGTCGACGATGTCGTCTTCCTTGAGCTTCGTGCCCCGTACGCCCTTGCCGCCGCGCTTCTGCGCCCGGTAGTCGTCCGTCTTCGTGCGCTTGACGTAGCCGCCGCGCGAGACGGTGACCACGATGTCCTCTTCGGCGATGAGGTCCTCGATGGACATGTCACCGTCGTAGGGGACCAGCATGGTCTTGCGGTCGTCGCCGTACTTCTCGACGATCGCGGCGAGTTCCTCGCTGACGATGCCGCGCTGGCGGACCGGCG is a window from the Streptomyces sp. NBC_00299 genome containing:
- a CDS encoding serine/threonine-protein kinase, with product MGEVFAGRYELVDPIGRGGVGAVWRAWDHRRRRYVAAKVLQQSDAHSLLRFVREQALRIDHPHVLAPASWAADDDKVLFTMDLVAGGSLVHLIGDYGPLPPPFVCTLLDQLLAGLAAVHAEGVVHRDIKPANLLLEATGTARPRLRLSDFGIAMRLGEPRLTETNLVVGTPGYLAPEQLMGSEPDFPADLFAVGLVALYLLEGAKPDVKALVQYFTAHGTPGAPKGIPEPLWQVVASLLQPDPHARFRTATGARKALASAAELLPEPGPDDELIEIFDQIGPLPPGFGPDGPFKRAPGVEESTGSTGSPLQVGADATPGSAGTANTGSVSAPSGTGSMASGTGYAATGTGTGTGLGAARSDPRQGVAGPTPPSASASASTSASASDVTPSQARPAPHAAPHLGPQSSAAFPGAQQPSTPSQPSDWSDGDRDRQDGRLTMSDTGSFHLPPPQATSSSLRTHTPPPQPHPAQGHGQAQGQGQSLSQGQEESGQARGRRESGQAPHGAQHHAPHVSPYDTTHVLSSPHPHTPQYPSQPPTPVQPQRVDASTASYTAQSPQVPPSAPPVPQPHRRGGHRAGRRAAHGIARRPGPPAKVAIPLLLLALACYAVGFWALTRV
- a CDS encoding DLW-39 family protein, translating into MKKLLLVALAAIGGLLVYRQIQADRAEQDLWTEATDSVPTGS
- a CDS encoding DUF6344 domain-containing protein encodes the protein MTRNKVMNLWTAIVTAFLALCTALGFVTSTSAAAVPHTETSRKSGSDDSDRSAELTVPAMPNWAWSYARALPPTMKQRIRAEAHGKTPSCRHRPLTETEAEAAGPPSAPRECVHAGSPAQPLVPHQR
- a CDS encoding AAA family ATPase; this translates as MIVERAYAHVAEGELREGGQWPWSVPCVRQLLEGGLKFTAPVTFLVGENGSGKSTLVEALAEGFGLDSWGGSAGYKYASWREPSALGSRIRFEATPAGRRMLQGPRTRRRGFFLRAETALDALDREQKTGRLSGAADEMSHGEGFLMAFRERFQEPGLYVMDEPEAALSFASCLQLVGLLHELGRSGAQIICATHSPVLTALPGAEIIEVGDHGMRPAGWRDLELVDHWRRYLNDPWAYLRHIVDEG
- a CDS encoding DUF3566 domain-containing protein; its protein translation is MSGATGAGSSGTSTGSTAGSDTGGGRGSAAPANDPHTTQLKAIKSPAKGSPSPDAPGTQGGPVTDSRGSQTQQQYAAGAGSAAPGAQPQPQPSRAQQAASAPSPSPLPGERQPQQSAGPYHPPQAYQTPAPESAVRRPRTGARTTPRTRKARLRVAKADPWSVMKVSFLLSIALGICTIVASAVLWMVMDAMGVFSTVGGTISEATGSNESNGFDLQAFLSLPHVLMFTSIIAVIDVVLATALATLGAFIYNLSAGFVGGVELTLAEDE